From Scylla paramamosain isolate STU-SP2022 chromosome 18, ASM3559412v1, whole genome shotgun sequence, one genomic window encodes:
- the LOC135108947 gene encoding uncharacterized protein DDB_G0271670-like, with translation MCVFAPNSSSSSSSSSSSSSSSSSSSSFSSSGSSSSSSSSSSSSSSSSSSSSSSSSSSSSSSSSIIDRSSSPLSSSSSSSSSSSSSSSSSSSSSSSSSSSPSSSSSSSSSSSSSSSSFSSPSSSSERERERERERERERERERERERERESSSSSSSSSSSSSSSSSSSSSSSSSSSSSSSSSSSSSSSSSSSSSSSSSSSSSSSSSSSSSSSSSSSSSSSSSSSSSSSSSSSSSSSSSSSSSSSSSGTGAGETKVSCRRGKKTARKRVCDALYLANLFCSFPLLCITSLTLLWLLNLNPFTTVSIATYGRRLPPHPSLSLSSCSPSTSGQPSMTFCVTKAI, from the exons ATGTGCGTGTTTGctcctaa tagtagtagtagtagtagtagtagtagtagtagtagtagtagtagtagtagtagtagtagtttttcatcatc tggtagtagtagtagtagtagtagtagtagtagtagtagtagtagtagtagtagtagtagtagtagtagtagtagtagtagtagtagtagtagtagtagta TTATTGACCGGTCTTCTtcaccactttcctcctcctcctcctcctcctcctcctcctcctcctcctcctcctcctcctcctcctcctcctcctcctcctcctcctccccctc ctcctcctcctcctcctcctcctcctcctcctcctcctcctcctccttctcctccccctcctcctcctccg agagagagagagagagagagagagagagagagagagagagagagagagagagagagagagagagagagagagagagtagtagtagtagtagtagtagtagtagtagtagtagtagtagtagtagtagtagtagtagtagtagtagcagcagcagcagcagcagcagcagcagcagcagcagcagcagcagcagcagcagcagcagcagtagtagtagtagtagtagtagtagtagtagtagtagtagtagtagtagcagcagcagcagcagcagcagcagcagcagcagcagcagcagcagcagcagcagcagcagcagcagcagcagcagcagcagtagtagtagtagtagtagtagtagtagt GGTACTGGAGCAGGAGAAACCAAAGTAAGCTGccggagagggaaaaaaactgcCAGGAAGAGAGTGTGTGATGCCCTTTACCTCGCCAACctgttctgtagcttccctctGCTTTGTATCACTTCACTTACACTGCTATGGCTCCTCAACCTTAACCCCTTCACAACTGTTTCTATAGCCACCTACG